A genomic region of Oryza glaberrima chromosome 1, OglaRS2, whole genome shotgun sequence contains the following coding sequences:
- the LOC127757416 gene encoding ervatamin-B-like, whose amino-acid sequence MVSSKPLLLGLLLSITCLLQVLLAAANPQPPPPPSCDKSDKELRFMFSQWMAKYAKHYSCPEEQEKRYQVWKGNTNFIGAFRSQTQLSSGVGAFAPQTITDSVVGMNRFGDLTSTEFVQQFTGFNASGFHSPPPTPISPHSWQPCCVDWRSSGAVTGVKFQGNCASCWAFASAAAIEGLHKIKTGELVSLSEQVMVDCDTGSFGCSGGHSDTALNLVASRGGITSEEKYPYTGVQGSCDVGKLLFDHSASVSGFAAVPPNDERQLALAVARQPVTVYIDASAQEFQFYKGGVYKGPCNPGSVNHAVTIVGYCENFGGEKYWIAKNSWSNDWGEQGYVYLAKDVWWPQGTCGLATSPFYPTV is encoded by the exons ATGGTTTCTTCCAAGCCTCTCCTGCTTGGGCTTCTCCTGTCCATCACTTGCCTCTTGCAGGTCCTACTGGCGGCGGCGaaccctcagccgccgccgccgccgtcgtgcgaCAAGTCCGACAAGGAGCTGAGGTTCATGTTCTCGCAGTGGATGGCCAAGTACGCCAAGCACTACTCGTGCCCGGAGGAGCAGGAGAAGAGGTACCAGGTGTGGAAGGGCAACACCAACTTCATCGGCGCCTTCCGCAGCCAGACGCAGCTCTCCTCCGGCGTTGGCGCCTTCGCGCCGCAGACCATCACGGACTCCGTCGTCGGCATGAACAGGTTCGGCGACCTCACCTCCACCGAGTTCGTCCAGCAGTTCACCGGGTTCAACGCCTCCGGATTCCACTCTCCTCCGCCGACCCCGATCTCGCCCCACTCCTGGCAGCCGTGCTGCGTCGACTGGCGCTCCAGCGGCGCCGTCACCGGCGTCAAGTTCCAAGGCAATTGCG CGTCGTGCTGGGCGTTCGCGTCCGCGGCGGCCATCGAGGGCCTGCACAAGATCAAGACCGGCGAGCTGGTGTCGCTGTCGGAGCAGGTGATGGTGGACTGCGACACCGGGAGCTTCGGCTGCAGCGGCGGCCACTCCGACACGGCGCTCAACCTGGTGGCGTCCCGCGGCGGCATCACGTCGGAGGAGAAGTACCCGTACACGGGCGTCCAGGGCAGCTGCGACGTGGGCAAGCTGCTGTTCGACCACTCGGCGTCcgtctccggcttcgccgccgtgccgcccaaCGACGAGCGGCAGCTGGCGCTTGCCGTGGCGAGGCAGCCGGTGACGGTGTACATCGACGCGAGCGCGCAGGAGTTCCAGTTCTACAAGGGCGGCGTGTACAAGGGCCCCTGCAACCCCGGGAGTGTGAACCACGCCGTCACCATCGTCGGCTACTGCGAGAACTTCGGCGGGGAAAAGTACTGGATCGCCAAGAACTCGTGGAGCAACGACTGGGGCGAGCAGGGCTACGTGTACCTGGCCAAGGACGTGTGGTGGCCCCAGGGCACCTGTGGCCTCGCCACCTCCCCATTCTACCCCACGGTTTAA